The DNA window TGGACGGGCTCGCCGCGGCGTGCGACGTCGATCCCGGCGCGCTGGGTCGCCTGCTGCGCTACCTGACCCACCGGGGCGTCTTCGCCGAGGCGTCACCCGGCGTGTTCACCCTGACCGACGTCGGTGAGTTGCTCCGCGACCGCGACGGCGGCGGGCGCGGCGCCGACCTCGACCTGCGTGGTCTCGGCGCGCGGATGGACCTCGCCTGGGCCGGGCTGCCGCACGCGGTGCGCACCGGCGAGCCCGGCTACGGCTCGGTGCACGGGCGCGACTTCTGGGCCGACCTGGACGCCCACCCGGAGCACCGCGCCTACTTCGACGCGTTGATGCTCAGCCAGCAGCGGTTCACCGCGCCGGAGGTGGCCGCGCGCTATCCCTGGCACGAGGTGGCGCACGTGGTCGACGTGGGCGGCGGCGCCGGCGGGCTCCTGCGGGACCTGCTCACCGCGCACCCCCACCTGCGCGGCACGCTCGTCGACCGGGACGAACCGGTGACGACCGCCGCTCGGACGTTCGCCGCGCACGGCCTCACCGCGCGGGTCGAGACCGTGGTCGGCGACTTCTTCGCCCCGCTGCCGGCCGGCGGCGACGTGTACGTGGTGTCCCGCGCGCTGACCGACTGGAGCGACACCCACGCCACGGCGATCCTGCGGCGCTGCGCCGAGGCGGCCGAGGACGACGGCCGGGTGCTGGTCATCGAGGTGCTCCCGACCGTGCCGCACGTGCCGCACCTGTCCGCGTACGACCTGCGGATGCTGGTGCTGGTGGGCGGCCGGGAGCGGAGCGTGGCCGAGCACGCCGAGCTGGCCTCGGCCGCCGGCCTGGCGCCGCGGCGCACCTTCACCGGCCCGGCGGGCCTCACGCTGATGGAGTTCGCGGCCGCGCGCTGACCGTCCCTTACCC is part of the Micromonospora sp. WMMD980 genome and encodes:
- a CDS encoding methyltransferase: MAIDGDDAAARLDRLTDLATPFAVRTAVTLRVPDRIAAGITGLDGLAAACDVDPGALGRLLRYLTHRGVFAEASPGVFTLTDVGELLRDRDGGGRGADLDLRGLGARMDLAWAGLPHAVRTGEPGYGSVHGRDFWADLDAHPEHRAYFDALMLSQQRFTAPEVAARYPWHEVAHVVDVGGGAGGLLRDLLTAHPHLRGTLVDRDEPVTTAARTFAAHGLTARVETVVGDFFAPLPAGGDVYVVSRALTDWSDTHATAILRRCAEAAEDDGRVLVIEVLPTVPHVPHLSAYDLRMLVLVGGRERSVAEHAELASAAGLAPRRTFTGPAGLTLMEFAAAR